From one Lycium ferocissimum isolate CSIRO_LF1 chromosome 7, AGI_CSIRO_Lferr_CH_V1, whole genome shotgun sequence genomic stretch:
- the LOC132065313 gene encoding homeobox-leucine zipper protein REVOLUTA, with amino-acid sequence MAMVAHQQRESSSGSITKHLDSSGKYVRYTAEQVEALERVYAECPKPSSLRRQQLIRECPILSNIEPKQIKVWFQNRRCREKQRKESSRLQTVNRKLSAMNKLLMEENDRLQKQVSQLVCENGYMRQQLTASAATTDVSCESVVTTPQHSLRDATNPAGLLSIAEETLAEFLSKATGTAVDWVPMPGMKPGPDSVGIFAISHSCSGVAARACGLVSLEPTKIAEILKDRPSWFRDCRNVEVFTMFAAGNGGTIELLYTQTYAPTTLAPARDFWTLRYTTTLENGSLVVCERSLSGTGAGPNAAAASQFVRAQMLPSGYLIRPCDGGGSIIHIVDHLNLEAWSAPEILRPLYESSKVVGQKMTVAALRYARQIAQETSGEVVYGLGRQPAVLRTFSQRLCRGFNDAINGFSDDGWSMLSSDGTEDVIVAVNSRKNLPTSSIPLSPLGGILCAKASMLLQNVPPAVLVRFLREHRSEWADFNVDAYVASALKSCPYTYPGMRPTRFTGSQIIMPLGHTIEHEEMLEVIRLEGHSIGQEDAFMPRDIHLLQMCSGTDENAVGACSELVFAPIDEMFPDDAPLLPSGFRIIPLESKSRDAQDTLNAHRTLDLASSLEVGPATNAATGDAASCYSARSVLTIAFQFPFEDNFQENVATTARQYVRSVVSSVQRVAMAISPTGVNPTLGSKLSPGSPEAVTLSHWICQSYSYHMGTELLRADSSGDESVLKNLWQHQDAILCCSLKSSPVFIFANKAGLDMLETTLVALQDITLDKIFDESGRKVLFSEFPKIMEQGFACLPGGICMSAMGRHISYEQAIAWKVFASSEENTVHCLAFSFINWSFV; translated from the exons ATGGCTATGGTGGCTCACCAACAAAGGGAGAGTAGTAGTGGTAGTATTACTAAACATCTTGATAGTAGTGGAAAGTATGTTAGATATACAGCTGAGCAAGTTGAGGCTTTGGAGAGGGTTTATGCTGAGTGTCCTAAGCCTAGCTCGTTGCGCCGACAACAATTGATCCGTGAATGCCCGATTTTGTCGAATATCGAGCCTAAGCAGATCAAGGTTTGGTTTCAAAACAGAAG GTGTCGAGAGAAGCAAAGGAAAGAGTCTTCTCGATTACAGACTGTAAATAGAAAGTTGTCTGCGATGAATAAACTGTTGATGGAGGAGAATGATCGCCTACAGAAACAAGTCTCACAGCTTGTGTGTGAAAATGGCTATATGCGGCAACAATTAACT GCATCAGCGGCCACGACTGATGTAAGTTGCGAGTCAGTGGTAACCACCCCTCAGCATTCCCTTAGAGATGCTACCAATCCCGCTGG ACTACTATCAATTGCAGAAGAAACCTTGGCGGAGTTCCTTTCTAAGGCTACAGGAACTGCTGTCGATTGGGTCCCGATGCCTGGGATGAAG CCTGGTCCGGATTCAGTTGGGATTTTTGCCATTTCACACAGTTGTAGTGGAGTGGCAGCCCGAGCATGTGGTCTTGTTAGTTTAGAGCCGACAAAG ATTGCTGAGATCCTCAAAGATCGACCTTCTTGGTTCCGGGACTGCCGGAATGTTGAAGTTTTCACGATGTTTGCTGCAGGAAATGGAGGTACCATTGAGCTTTTGTATACACAG ACATATGCTCCAACCACCTTGGCTCCTGCACGTGATTTTTGGACTCTGAGATACACAACAACCCTAGAGAATGGTAGTCTTGTG GTTTGTGAAAGATCCCTCTCTGGTACTGGAGCCGGCCCAAATGCTGCTGCTGCTTCCCAGTTTGTAAGAGCTCAAATGCTTCCATCCGGATATCTTATCCGACCATGTGACGGTGGAGGATCCATTATACATATTGTTGATCACCTGAATCTTGAG GCATGGAGTGCCCCTGAGATTCTTCGTCCACTTTATGAATCGTCAAAAGTTGTGGGTCAGAAAATGACTGTTGCG GCATTGCGATATGCAAGGCAAATAGCTCAGGAGACTAGTGGCGAGGTAGTATATGGTCTAGGAAGGCAACCAgctgttcttcgaacatttaGCCAGAGATTATGCAG AGGGTTCAATGATGCCATAAATGGATTCAGTGACGATGGCTGGTCAATGTTAAGTTCGGATGGTACTGAAGATGTTATAGTTGCTGTCAATTCAAGGAAAAACCTCCCGACCTCGTCCATTCCGCTTTCCCCTCTTGGAGGTATCCTTTGTGCCAAAGCATCAATGCTACTCCAG AATGTCCCTCCTGCTGTACTGGTTCGGTTTCTGAGGGAGCACCGTTCAGAGTGGGCGGATTTTAATGTTGATGCCTATGTAGCTTCTGCATTGAAATCTTGTCCATATACATATCCTGGAATGAGGCCTACCAGATTTACCGGAAGCCAGATAATAATGCCACTTGGCCACACAATTGAACATGAAGAA ATGCTTGAAGTTATTAGACTCGAAGGTCACTCTATTGGCCAAGAAGATGCTTTTATGCCAAGAGATATTCACCTTCTCCAG ATGTGTAGTGGAACTGATGAGAATGCAGTTGGGGCCTGTTCTGAACTAGTTTTTGCTCCAATTGATGAGATGTTTCCAGATGATGCACCTTTGCTTCCCTCTGGGTTTCGCATCATTCCTCTCGAATCAAAATCA AGGGATGCCCAGGATACATTAAATGCTCATAGAACTTTGGATCTAGCATCAAGTCTTGAAGTGGGCCCAGCAACGAACGCTGCTACTGGAGATGCGGCCTCTTGTTACAGTGCACGATCTGTACTGACAATTGCTTTCCAATTTCCATTTGAGgacaattttcaagaaaacgTAGCTACGACGGCCCGCCAATATGTTCGCAGTGTGGTTTCATCCGTCCAACGCGTTGCCATGGCAATATCTCCTACAGGAGTGAATCCAACACTGGGATCCAAGCTTTCTCCAGGCTCACCAGAAGCTGTAACATTGTCGCATTGGATCTGCCAGAGCTATAG TTATCACATGGGGACGGAATTACTTCGAGCTGATTCTAGTGGTGATGAATCAGTGCTAAAGAATCTATGGCAACACCAAGATGCTATTTTGTGCTGCTCATTGAAG TCGTCGCCAGTTTTCATATTTGCTAATAAGGCCGGGCTTGACATGCTGGAGACAACATTAGTTGCTTTACAAGACATTACTCTAGATAAGATATTTGATGAATCCGGGAGGAAAGTGTTGTTCTCAGAATTTCCCAAGATCATGGAACAG GGTTTCGCGTGTTTGCCTGGTGGTATCTGCATGTCAGCAATGGGACGACATATTTCTTATGAACAAGCTATTGCATGGAAAGTCTTTGCGTCATCTGAAGAAAATACTGTCCACTGCCTGGCCTTTTCGTTCATTAACTGGTCATTCGTGTAA